ATCTTCCAGCATAAGTTTCTACTCTATTACCTTTTATTTCAAATAATTTTATTTCATTTTCCGTAAAAACTTTCTTAATAAAATTACTGTTTTTTATTGCTTTCTCTATTCTTTTTATTTCAATAATATCATTTCCTATTCCTACAAATTCCATTTAATCAATCCCATATATTTTTTTTGCATTCTCTGTTGTAATTCTTAAAACTTCTTCAAAAGGTATATTTTTTATTTCTGATATTTTTTCTAAAACATATTGAACATAAGAAGGTTCATTTCTTTTTCCTCTAAAAGGAGTAGGAGTCAAATAAGGAGAATCAGTTTCTATAACAATTCTTGATATATCTACTTTTTTTACAAACTCTACTGTTTTTTTAGAATTTTTAAAAGTTAAAACTCCTCCAATCCCAAAATAATATCCTTCAGGAATTTCTGATAAACTTTCAAAACTTCCAGGATAACAATGAAAGATTCCTTTTACTTTTGGAAATTCTTTTAAAATTTCAATAGTATCAGCCATAGCATCTCTTGAATGGATTACTACAGGTAGATTTAATTCTTCTGCTAATTTCATTTGTTTTCTAAAACCAACTTTTTGAACCTCTTTTTCATCCTCCATCCAATAATAATCAAGACCAATTTCTCCTATAGCTACTACTTTTTTATTTTTTGATAATTCTCTTAAAGAATTTTCAGCTTCTTCACTGTATTCTGAAATAGAAGTTGGATGAAATCCAATAACAGCATAAATAAAATCATAAGAATTAGAATATTCAACACTTTTTATAGAAGATGGTAAATCAAATCCAATGTTTACTACAAACTCCATTTTTTCTTCTAATTTTTTTATAAGTTCTTCTCTATCTATATCATATCTCTCATCATCTAAATGACAATGTGTATCCACTAACTTCATTATAATATCCTTTCAAAAAAATTAATTAATAACAATATTTTACCCTAATTTTCTATTAAAATCTAGCTTTTTTAATTTTTTTTAAAAAAATGCTTGATTTTTTTTCTAAAATATTGTATTATTTTACGCAAATAAGATTGTTAAAAAATTTATTAAGGAGGACAAAATGGCTATGTTATTTATGGCTCTTAACCTAATAATGATTCTGATGCTGCTTATGTTATTACTAAGTAGTGAATTTTTATATGGAAAAATTATGTTAGGTTTATTCAATAGAGATTTTGTCCAAATTAATTTTTATAAAAATCTCCTTTCTCTCTAAAATAGATAAATTAATTTTTAGAAATTTGAACAACCTAACTATAGGTTGTTTTTTTATATTCAAAATTATTTTAGGAGAAATTTATGGAGAAGACTATATATATAAAAATAAAAATTTTCCTCTAAACTTTTAAATTTTAAAAAGTACTTATGTAATATTTAAAATTTTATTAAACTATTGGAGGAAAAAATTATGGAAAAAAATAATATAAAAAAAGTAGGATTTTTAGGAGTATTTTCAGTTGCGTCTGTTTTATTTAGTTCTCATGCTGGTGGAGGATTTGCCACAGGAAATCAGGCTACACAATATTTTGTTACTACAGGAGCTTGGGGAATTTTCTCAGCTATCTTAGCTATGCTTTTATTAGCAATGACTATAAGAGAATGTATTATTATGAGAAATTCAAGAAATTTAAAAAGTTATAAAGAGTTATTTGAAACTTTATATCATCCTTTTGATAAATTAGAATGGATTTTTGAAATATATTTTCATATAATGGTTGTTTGTGCTGTAGGAGCTGTTATAGCTGGAGCTGCTTCTTTAATTTCTATAAGTACTAATAGTTCTTATGGTTTTTCTGTTATTATTGTTGGAAGTATCTTATTTGTTTTAACTATTTTTGGAGCAAAATTAGTTTCTAAAGTTTCAACTATTATGTCTATTTCCATATTAATTTCAGTATTTATTATTTTCTTTATTGGAATAAAAGCAAAATTTTCTGAAATAACAACTATAATTTCTAATATTTCTATTACAGAAAATGAAAATCCTATGAAAGCTATAATTAATGCTTTTACTTATGCTGGTTTCCAATCTGTTGTAATTCCTACAATGATTGCTTGTGGAAAACCATTAGAAAATAAAAATGATACTACAAAATCAATGACTATTGCTTTTATTATGAATTCTATAGCTTTAGTAATGTCTGTAATAATGTTATTAGGTTGGGCTCCTGAATTTATAAGAGATAACCAAACTACATTACCTTCTTTATACATTTGTAAACAATTAAATATAAATATTTTATATTGGTTTTATAATATAGCTTTATTATTATGTTTAATTTCTACTGGAGTGACTACTATATATGGATTTGTTTCAAGATTTTCCACTTTAAAAGTTATGGAAAAAATAGAAAAACCTATAGCTCGTAGAATGGTTTCTTCTATCTTATGTATGGGAATTTCTATGAGTGTTTCTATGGTTGGATTGAGCAAAATAATTAAATATGGTTATGGTTATTGTGGTTATGTAGGTATATTTGCAATAATAATTCCATTTTTAACAGTAGGATATTATAAAAATAAAAAATATGCACAACAAAATAATAGTGAAAAATCTAAAGTAGAAAATGTAGCAATTGTATTTGGAATTAAATAATAATTTATATATAGGGAGGAAATTTATGTCACAAAATATGTTTTTACCAAATTATACAATAGGAAAAGATGCTTATAAGGAAATTAAAGAAATTTGTGAAAAATATGGAACAAAAGTTGTTTTTATTGGAGGAAAAACAGCTTTAGAAAAAGCTAGTTTTTTAGTAAAAGAAGCTATAAAAGAAAGTAAATTAGAAGTAATTGATGAAGTTTGGTATGGTGGAGAAGCTTCTTATGAAAATGTAGAAATGTTAATGAACAATGAAAATATTATAAATTCTCATATGATATTTGCTTTTGGTGGAGGAAAAGCTTGTGATACTTGTAAAGTATTAAGTGAAAAATTAGATAAACCTTTATTCACTTTTCCTACTATTGCCTCTACTTGTGCTAGTGTAACAAGTGTTTGTGCTATGTACCATCCTAATGGAGTTTATAGAGATTTATTCTTTAAAAAAGCTCCTGCTATCCATACATTTATAAACACTCAAATAATAGCTGAAGCTCCTACAAAATATCTATGGGCAGGAATTGGAGATACTTTAGGAAAAGGATATGAACCTGAATTTTCTGCAAGAGGAAAAGAATTAGATTACCCTAATAAACTAGGAATTACTCTATCTTCACTTTGTAAAGAACCTCTTTTTGAATATGGAGATAAAGGTTTAAAAGATTGTGAAAATAATATTAGTTCAAAAGAATTAGAAGAAACTATTTTAACTATCATAGTTACTACTGGACTTGTTTCTAATTCTCTAAAAATGTCTTACAATAGTGGTTTAGCTCATGCTATTTGTTATGGTTTCTCTACAATAAAAGAAGTTGAAGAAAATCATTTACATGGAGAACTTGTTTCTTATGGAGTCCTTGTATTAGAAATGATGGATAAAAACTATGATGAGTTAAATAAACTAATTAATTTCTATAAAAAAATAAATCTACCAATTTCTTATAAAAACTTTAATGTAGATATTGAGAATATGACAAGTGTTTTTGACAAAGCTTCTTCTGTTAAAGATATTGAAGTTTCTGCTTTTCCTATTACTAGAAATATGATATGTAATTCTATAAAAGAACTAGAAAAATATATATCAAAAAATTAACATTTAATTATACAGAATCAATCAAAGTCAGTAAAAAATTTATTTTTTATTGACTTTTTAATTTTCATTATGATATACTTAGTTATTAATTTAATTAAGTATACACAAGTATACACAAGTATATTATAAAAAATTTTTTTGATATAAAGTTAGGAGGGTAATAATAATGATTGCTCAAAGATTAATAGGAAAACAAGTTGGAAGAGGAGCTTTTGGAATTGCTAGAGAAGTTAAAGCAACTGAAAAAAAATTTGGAAAAGACTCTGTTATAAATTCTACATTAGGGACTTTCTTTTGTGAAGATGAAAAATTAGGAGTATTAGAACTTGTTAATAAAACATATAGAGAATTAGAATCTCCTGATATCTATGGATATGCTGCTGGGGTAAGTGGTTCTGCTGAATATAAAGAAGCTGTTAAAAAAAGTATATTTGGAACTCATTGTGAAGAAATAGTAAAAAATTCTTTTGTTGATGTTGCTTCTACTCCTGGAGGAACAGGAGCTATATACACAGCTTTTAAAGGATATGGTAATGATGGAAATACTGTTCTATTACCTGAATATATGTGGGATGCTTATGTACATATTACAGGAGCTAATAGATTAAATAATGTTATATATAAATTATTTGATGGAAATAAATTTAATACTAGAGATTTCTCTGAAAAAATGTTAGAAGTTGTAAAAAGAGATGGTAGAGTTCTAGCTGTTATAAATGACCCTTGTCAAAACCCTACTGGATATTCTTTATCTTTTGAAGAATGGGAAGAAGTTGTTGAAATTTTAAAAGAAGCTTCTAAATATGGAGAAGTAATTCTTATTAATGATATTGCTTACTTAGATTATGACTTCAGAGGAAGAGATAATGCTAGAGAATATATGAACTTATTTTTAGGACTTCCAGAAAATGTTTTAATTCTTTTTGCTTATAGCATGTCAAAATCATTTACAAGTTATGGACTTAGAACAGGGGCTATAGTTGCTTTATCTTCAAGTAAAAAGGTCATAGATGAATTTACTGTTGTAGCAGAATATTTATGTCGTTCTTCTTGGTCTAATGTATCAAGAGGAGGAATGGCTTTATTAGTAAAAGCTTATGAAGATGAAAATATAATCAATGGTATTAATGCTGAAAGAGACCAATGGGTAGAAATATTGAAAAAAAGAGCAGAAATTTTTGAAAGAAAATCAGAAGAAGTTGGATTAGCTTATTGCCCTTTCTCTAGTGGATTCTTCTTAACTATCCCTTTAGAAAAAAACAAAGAAGAAATAGTAAATGACTTAAAAGAAAAAAAAGTATTTGTTCTTCCTATAAAAAATGGTATTAGAATAGCTATTTGCAGTATTTCTTGTAAAAAATTAGAAATTCTTCCTAAATTAATAAAAGAATCTATAGATAAATTTAATAAATAAGAACTACATATTATAAAAATAAAGGTATTACAAAATTTGTAATACCTTTTTCAATATAAAAATTATTATTTTATTTTTTATTAAAGTTCTAAAATATTCATAATAACAAAAAAAGCTAGAAAGATATTTCTCTCTAACTTTTTTTATTAAAAAACTTTTTTATTACAATAGAAATTTTATTTATTATTAACCATTATATTTAAGATTACTTCATCTGTTACTTGCATTCCATCTTTTCCTAAAATTCCTGTATTTTTAATAGTGGCTTCTACATCCCTTCCTATTATTCCTTCTCCAAATAATAATCTTCTATTTTTCTTAGCTGTATAATATGAATCAAAAGCACAAGAAATTCCACTTGCTATTTTTGTAGCACATGAACTTTTTGCTCCATCACAAATTAAACCTGACATTGTTCCTAATGTAGTTTCTACAGCCATAGCACATTGCTCTAAAGTTAATCCATCTAAGAATGATATAGCTCCAGCTACCCCAGCACTAGCACACATAGCTCCACAATAAGCTGATAATCTTCCTATATTTGTTTTTATATGTATTGTTGTCATATGAGAGAAAAATAATCCTCTTATTAATTGTTCATATGGAATATTTTTCATTTCACAGAATTTTATTACTGGTAAAGAAGCTGTCATTCCTTGGTTTCCACTTCCACTTGTTGTCATAACTGGTAAAGAACATCCATTCATTCTAGCATCACTACCAGCACTAGCAAAAGAAGTCATATTATTTTTTAAATCATTACCATAAATTCCTTCTTCTATTCCTTCTTTTATAGTTTTTCCTATAGCTATTCCATATTCATTTGTTAATCCTTCTTTAGCTATAGTTGTATTACACTCTATTACTTTTTTAAATATAGGTTCTATTAAAGATAAATCTATTGTTTTAGCTGTATTATAAATTAATTCTAAAGTTAAGAAACTTCTATCAGTCATAGGTGATTCTCCACTACACTTATCATCACAAGAACATCCAATTACTTTTTCTCCATTTTTAGTAATTTCTGTTATATTTGTGTGATAATGTTGAATTTCTACTGTTGCTATATCTTTTCCATAAGTACCAGTTAATTTAATATATAATTTTACATCACCTTTATTTAGTACAACATTCATTCTATTTTCTGATAAATATTTTTTTACTTCAGGTAATCTTGTTTTATCTACACCAGAAATAACCATTAATTCTTTTGAAGAATCTCCTAAAATAAGTCCCATGGCTACTGCTGCCTCAATTCCTACCATCCCTTCTGAACTAGGAATTTTAACACTTTTTACATTTTTTATCATATTTCCAGATAAAGAAATTTCTATTTTTTCTGGAATATTTCCTAATATATCTCTTAATTTACTTCCAGCATATGCTAGAGCTATTGGTTCTGTACATCCTTCAGCAGGTACTATTTCTTCTTTTAAAATTGCTAATATTTTATTTAACATTTTATCCTCCTAAGAATTTTTTGACTTTTCTATAATTAATATTAGCAATTTCCATACCATTTTTAATATTTATATTTTCACTACAAAAAATCTATTATATTTAATTTTTTTCAAAATGAAAATTTAATTTTAATAAAGTTTTTCTTTTTGAAAAAAATTTTCAAAAAGAAAAAGGACTAAATTTCTTTAGTCCTTTTTTATCTCTAATAATTTTTATTATTATTTGATGATTTCTGAAACAACTCCTGATGCTACTGTTCTTCCACCTTCTCTGATTGCGAATCTTAATCCTGGTTCCATTGCGATTGGGTGAATTAAGTTTACTGTTACTGTGATGTTGTCTCCTGGCATTACCATTTCTACTCCTTCTGGTAAGTTTACTGCTCCTGTTATATCTGTTGTTCTGAAGTAGAATTGTGGTCTATATCCTGTAAAGAATGGAGTATGTCTTCCTCCTTCTTCTTTTGTTAATACGTAGATTTCTCCTTTAAATTCTGTATGTGGAGTTATTGTTCCTGGTTTTGCTAATACTTGTCCTCTTTCTACTTCTTCTTTCTTAGTTCCTCTTAATAATGCTCCAATGTTATCTCCTGCTTCTCCTTGATCAAGAAGTTTTCTGAACATTTCTACTCCAGTTACTGTTGTTTTTGCTGTTGGTTTGATTCCGATTATTTCTACTTCTTCTCCAACTTTAATGATTCCTCTTTCTACTCTTCCTGTTACAACAGTTCCTCTTCCTGTTATTGTGAATACGTCTTCGATTGGCATTAAGAATGGTTTGTCTATTGTTCTTTCTGGCGCTGGAATGTAGCTATCTACTGCATCCATTAATGCCATTATTTGATCTACCCATTTTTGTTCTCCGTTTAATGCTCCTAATGATGATCCAACTATTACTGGTACTTCATCTCCTGGGAATCCATATTCAGTTAATAATTCTCTTACTTCCATTTCTACTAATTCTAATAATTCTTCGTCATCAACCATATCTGCTTTATTTAAGTATACTACGATGTATGGTACTCCAACTTGTCTTGATAATAGTATGTGTTCTCTTGTTTGAGGCATTGGTCCATCAGCTGCTGATACAACTAGGATTGCTCCGTCCATTTGAGCTGCTCCTGTAATCATGTTTTTTACAT
This DNA window, taken from Fusobacterium perfoetens ATCC 29250, encodes the following:
- a CDS encoding TatD family hydrolase, with the translated sequence MKLVDTHCHLDDERYDIDREELIKKLEEKMEFVVNIGFDLPSSIKSVEYSNSYDFIYAVIGFHPTSISEYSEEAENSLRELSKNKKVVAIGEIGLDYYWMEDEKEVQKVGFRKQMKLAEELNLPVVIHSRDAMADTIEILKEFPKVKGIFHCYPGSFESLSEIPEGYYFGIGGVLTFKNSKKTVEFVKKVDISRIVIETDSPYLTPTPFRGKRNEPSYVQYVLEKISEIKNIPFEEVLRITTENAKKIYGID
- a CDS encoding iron-containing alcohol dehydrogenase family protein, with the translated sequence MSQNMFLPNYTIGKDAYKEIKEICEKYGTKVVFIGGKTALEKASFLVKEAIKESKLEVIDEVWYGGEASYENVEMLMNNENIINSHMIFAFGGGKACDTCKVLSEKLDKPLFTFPTIASTCASVTSVCAMYHPNGVYRDLFFKKAPAIHTFINTQIIAEAPTKYLWAGIGDTLGKGYEPEFSARGKELDYPNKLGITLSSLCKEPLFEYGDKGLKDCENNISSKELEETILTIIVTTGLVSNSLKMSYNSGLAHAICYGFSTIKEVEENHLHGELVSYGVLVLEMMDKNYDELNKLINFYKKINLPISYKNFNVDIENMTSVFDKASSVKDIEVSAFPITRNMICNSIKELEKYISKN
- a CDS encoding pyridoxal phosphate-dependent aminotransferase codes for the protein MIAQRLIGKQVGRGAFGIAREVKATEKKFGKDSVINSTLGTFFCEDEKLGVLELVNKTYRELESPDIYGYAAGVSGSAEYKEAVKKSIFGTHCEEIVKNSFVDVASTPGGTGAIYTAFKGYGNDGNTVLLPEYMWDAYVHITGANRLNNVIYKLFDGNKFNTRDFSEKMLEVVKRDGRVLAVINDPCQNPTGYSLSFEEWEEVVEILKEASKYGEVILINDIAYLDYDFRGRDNAREYMNLFLGLPENVLILFAYSMSKSFTSYGLRTGAIVALSSSKKVIDEFTVVAEYLCRSSWSNVSRGGMALLVKAYEDENIINGINAERDQWVEILKKRAEIFERKSEEVGLAYCPFSSGFFLTIPLEKNKEEIVNDLKEKKVFVLPIKNGIRIAICSISCKKLEILPKLIKESIDKFNK
- a CDS encoding serine dehydratase subunit alpha family protein, with amino-acid sequence MLNKILAILKEEIVPAEGCTEPIALAYAGSKLRDILGNIPEKIEISLSGNMIKNVKSVKIPSSEGMVGIEAAVAMGLILGDSSKELMVISGVDKTRLPEVKKYLSENRMNVVLNKGDVKLYIKLTGTYGKDIATVEIQHYHTNITEITKNGEKVIGCSCDDKCSGESPMTDRSFLTLELIYNTAKTIDLSLIEPIFKKVIECNTTIAKEGLTNEYGIAIGKTIKEGIEEGIYGNDLKNNMTSFASAGSDARMNGCSLPVMTTSGSGNQGMTASLPVIKFCEMKNIPYEQLIRGLFFSHMTTIHIKTNIGRLSAYCGAMCASAGVAGAISFLDGLTLEQCAMAVETTLGTMSGLICDGAKSSCATKIASGISCAFDSYYTAKKNRRLLFGEGIIGRDVEATIKNTGILGKDGMQVTDEVILNIMVNNK
- the tuf gene encoding elongation factor Tu, which produces MAKEKFDRSKPHVNIGTIGHVDHGKTTTTAAISKVLSDRGLAERVDFDKIDVAPEERERGITINTAHIEYTTEKRHYAHVDCPGHADYVKNMITGAAQMDGAILVVSAADGPMPQTREHILLSRQVGVPYIVVYLNKADMVDDEELLELVEMEVRELLTEYGFPGDEVPVIVGSSLGALNGEQKWVDQIMALMDAVDSYIPAPERTIDKPFLMPIEDVFTITGRGTVVTGRVERGIIKVGEEVEIIGIKPTAKTTVTGVEMFRKLLDQGEAGDNIGALLRGTKKEEVERGQVLAKPGTITPHTEFKGEIYVLTKEEGGRHTPFFTGYRPQFYFRTTDITGAVNLPEGVEMVMPGDNITVTVNLIHPIAMEPGLRFAIREGGRTVASGVVSEIIK